In Daucus carota subsp. sativus chromosome 4, DH1 v3.0, whole genome shotgun sequence, one DNA window encodes the following:
- the LOC108215742 gene encoding chlorophyll synthase, chloroplastic, with protein sequence MAAAVLNTVSSIRLSNVKTNPLRVPRLLATPSVSFARRQLTIRATETDANEVKPQVPEKAPAGSGSGFNQILGIKGAKQETDIWKIRVQLMKPVTWPPLIWGVVCGAAASGNFEWNVENVAKSIVCMMMSGPFLTGYTQTLNDWYDREIDAINEPYRPIPSGVISENEVITQIWVLLLGGLGLAGILDVWAGHKFPIMFYLALGGSFISYIYSAPPLKLKQNGWIGNFALGASYISLPWWAGQALFGTLTPDIIVLTLLYSIAGLGIAIVNDFKSVEGDRAMGLQSLPVAFGFETAKWICVGAIDVTQLSVAGYLLGAGKPYYALALLGLIAPQVFFQFKYFLKDPVKYDVKYQASAQPFLILGLLVTALATSH encoded by the exons TCATCAATCAGATTATCAAATGTTAAGACTAACCCACTTCGAGTTCCACGCCTTTTAGCTACCCCATCTGTTTCTTTTGCTC GCCGGCAGCTTACGATCAGAGCAACAGAAACAGATGCAAATGAAG TTAAACCTCAGGTACCAGAGAAGGCACCGGCGGGCAGTGGTTCGGGGTTTAACCAGATACTTGGTATTAAAGGGGCCAAGCAAGAAACA GATATCTGGAAAATTCGAGTGCAGCTTATGAAGCCTGTTACTTGGCCTCCACTGATATGGGGAGTGGTTTGTGGTGCTGCCGCTTCTG GAAATTTTGAGTGGAATGTAGAAAACGTTGCTAAATCAATTGTTTGCATGATGATGTCTGGTCCCTTTTTAACTGGTTATACACAG ACGCTCAATGATTGGTATGACAGAGAGATTGATGCTATTAATGAACCTTATCGTCCGATTCCTTCTGGGGTCATATCTGAGAATGAG GTTATTACTCAAATATGGGTACTGCTTTTGGGAGGACTTGGGTTAGCTGGTATACTTGATGTGTGG GCAGGGCATAAATTCCCTATCATGTTTTATCTTGCTTTGGGAGGGTCTTTTATATCTTACATCTATTCTGCTCCCCCTTTAAAG CTGAAACAGAATGGATGGATTGGAAATTTCGCACTAGGAGCAAGTTATATCAGTTTACCATG GTGGGCTGGCCAAGCATTGTTTGGAACCCTTACACCCGACATAATTGTTCTCACACTGTTGTACAGCATTGCTGGG CTGGGAATTGCGATTGTAAATGACTTCAAAAGTGTTGAAGGAGATAGAGCAATGGGATTGCAG TCACTCCCAGTAGCTTTTGGCTTTGAGACCGCTAAATGGATATGTGTTGGTGCTATCGATGTGACGCAGTTGTCTGTTGCAG GTTATCTTCTTGGAGCTGGTAAACCATACTACGCATTAGCACTTCTTGGTTTAATTGCTCCACAAGTATTTTTTCAG TTCAAATACTTTCTTAAAGATCCAGTTAAATATGATGTCAAGTACCAG GCCAGTGCTCAACCATTTCTTATACTTGGTCTATTGGTGACGGCATTAGCAACTAGCCACTAA